The genomic DNA GATGAATTGCCCGAGAAGGGGCAGTTTAGGATCCAGCAGGAAGAAATCGCAGCGCGCTATCTGGTGACTTTTGCTGCCGGTAACCATGAGGGCGTGCTGAGACTTGCCGACCTTACGGGACAGCACCTCAAACGCATTGGCGGAAACAACAGCCTGTCGGCAGAGTACCCCTACGACGTAACCCAGCAGTGGGCTGCGGCCGTCCATGCGCACCCGGCCCATGTGGATGGCTTTCTCTTTGTCTCCAAGCAGCTCAACGACAAGCGGGCCGCAGTACTGTTCGATAGGGCGCAAAACAAATTGGGCGCTCCATCCTATACACCCTTGTTAGGCGTCAGGGGGCTGACCCAGGCCAACAACAGGCTGGGCATTGTCATCGTGCAGTAGGGCTCGCGGTGGGACTTGGGCACCTGCGGCATGAAGCGCGGGCGCTGGGCGAGGTCACGGCCAGCGCCTTGATCTTCATGGCCTGGATCGGCATCGAAATTGCCGCATGGGCGCCGCGGCGGCAATCGCAGGGAAGAGTGCGGGTTGCAATGGCGAGTGGATCGAGAGCGCACTATAAGCGGCGCTTATCGGTAGCTCTTCCCGGGCGAGTAACAGGCTACCCCTTGCAAGTGCATGACGAGCTGCAGTACTTCAGAAGTTTTGCTTTGCCCTGCACAGACATTGCGGCATATGCCTAGCCGGTACCGCTTCAGATGGCAGCGACCTCACTCAGCCACCGAAAAGTCAAGTACTAGACGATGATTTCAGCACTCGACGATGTTCACGGCCAAGCCACCCCTTGAGGTTTCCTTGTACTTGGTGAGCATGTCGGCCCCCGTTTCCCTCATCGTCTTGATGACTTGATCAAGGCTCACGTGATGGGTGCCATCGCCGTGCAACGCCATGCGCGCAGCGTTGATGGCCTTCACCGACGCCACCGCATTGCGCTCGATGCAGGGAATCTGCACCAACCCCCCGACGGGGTCGCAAGTGAGCCCCAGGGGATGCTCCATGCCGATCTCGGCAGCGTTTTCAACCTGCTCGGGCGTGCCTCCCATGACGGCGCACAGCCCGGCCGCGGCCATCGAGCAGGCGACGCCCACCTCGCCCTGGCAGCCGACCTCGGCGCCCGATATGGAGGCGTTCTCCTTGTAGAGGATGCCGATGGCGGCGGCCGTGAGGAGAAAGTCGATGATGCCCTGCTCGCTGGCATCAGGCACGAAGCGCGTGTAATAGTGCAGGACGGCAGGAACGATGCCGGCGGCGCCGTTGGTTGGCGCGGTGACGACACGCCCACCTGCGGCGTTCTCTTCGTTCACGGCAAGCGCGAACAGGTTGACCCAGTCCATGACGGCAAGCGGGTCCGCCTGAATTGCAGGCGCCTGGCCCAGCCTTTGCGCCCAGGCCGCCGCGCGGCGCCTGACCTTGAATCCGCCTGGCAGCGTACCCTCGGTGCGGCAGCCCCGGTCGACGCACTGGCGCATCACGTCCCAGATCTTCAAAAGCCCGGCGCGCGTTTCGGCGTCATCGCGCCAATGCCGCTCGTTGCGCCGCATCACTTCGGCGATGCTGCAGTGGTTCTGCCGGGTCAGCCGCAGCAGGTCGTCGCCGCTCTTGAACGGCAGGGGCAGCGCCGTGGTGTCTGGCGCAATGACCTTCTGCCGCGTGCCGTCGGCCGCCAGGTCCGAGCTCACGACAAATCCGCCGCCAACCGAGTAATAGGTCTTCTCGAGCAGGCTGCTGCCCTGCGCGTCGAAGGCCGTGAAGCGCATGCCGTTGGGATGAAAAGGCAGCGCCTTGAGGCCGTAGAGCAGGACATCCTTCTTGAAGTCGAGGCCAATCGCGTGCTGGCCATCGAGCCGCAGCGAATTCGAGTCGCGGATGTCCTGCAGGATCGAGGGCACCGCATCCACATCCACCGTGTCCGGCTCATGGCCGGCCAGGCCCAGGAGGACCGCCGTATCCGTTCCATGCCCCTTTCCCGTGGCTCCAAGCGAGCCGAACATTTCGGCGACGACCCGGTGCACCGGGCCGAGCAGCCCCTGCTCCCGCAGCGCATGCGTGAACATCCTGGCGGCCCGCATCGGCCCCACTGTATGGGAACTCGAAGGTCCGATGCCAATCTTGAAAAGGTCGAAAACGCTGACTGCCATGGAAATTCCAAATCACTGTGAAGCTTGTATTGAGCGGCATCGTAGAAGAAGCGTTGTGCCAATAAAATTTATCTTTCATTGGCCAATACATTAGATAAATTTAATCATTGGAAGGGTTTCGCAGATGGATATCACCCGGCTCAGGGCCCTGCGGGAGCTTGCCATCAGGCATACCATCACCGCCGCGGCGCAGGCACTAAACCTGACCGCATCGGCCGTCTCCCAGCAGATAAGCCAGCTGGAAGATGAGGTGGGAGTGGCCCTCACCGAGCGCAGCGGTCGCGGGGTGAGGCTGACGCCTGCGGGCGAGGTGCTGGTGGCGCATGCCGAGCGCGTGATGACCGTGCTCGACGAGGCGAAGTCCGAGATGGCAGTCATCCGCAACGATATCGCGGGGACCCTGCGCGTGGCCGCGTTCGCGACAGCCGCCGCGGCATTGCTGCCGCCCGTGTTGAAGGCGCTGCAGCAGGCCTATCCGAGACTGCAGATCGCGCTCATCGAAATGGAGCCCGCGGAAGGCCTGGCCGCACTGGGCTCGTGGGATGCGGACCTGGCCATCGTCGACGACCTGTCCGTGCGCCTGGCCCGGATGGAGCGGACGGTCCAGAAGGTCAAGCTCATCGACGACGAGCTGCTCGTGGCGATGGCGCAGGACCATCCCCTGGCCCACCGGACATCGATTGCCCTGCCCGAGCTCAAGGACGAGATGTGGGCGCTGGACTCCGCAACCAGCTTCTACGGCGAGTTCGTGCTCGGCCTGTGCCGCAAGGCTGGGTTCGATCCCAAGGTGAACGCTGCCTGCAGAGGCGCCGAGATCATCGCCGCGATGGTGGAGTCGGGCTGCTCCATCTCCCTCATTCCGGGGCTCAGGCTGGGGCAGATGACGCAGCAGCTGGCGGCCCGTCCGCTGCGGCCGTCCGTCACG from Comamonas antarctica includes the following:
- a CDS encoding L-serine ammonia-lyase produces the protein MAVSVFDLFKIGIGPSSSHTVGPMRAARMFTHALREQGLLGPVHRVVAEMFGSLGATGKGHGTDTAVLLGLAGHEPDTVDVDAVPSILQDIRDSNSLRLDGQHAIGLDFKKDVLLYGLKALPFHPNGMRFTAFDAQGSSLLEKTYYSVGGGFVVSSDLAADGTRQKVIAPDTTALPLPFKSGDDLLRLTRQNHCSIAEVMRRNERHWRDDAETRAGLLKIWDVMRQCVDRGCRTEGTLPGGFKVRRRAAAWAQRLGQAPAIQADPLAVMDWVNLFALAVNEENAAGGRVVTAPTNGAAGIVPAVLHYYTRFVPDASEQGIIDFLLTAAAIGILYKENASISGAEVGCQGEVGVACSMAAAGLCAVMGGTPEQVENAAEIGMEHPLGLTCDPVGGLVQIPCIERNAVASVKAINAARMALHGDGTHHVSLDQVIKTMRETGADMLTKYKETSRGGLAVNIVEC
- a CDS encoding RES family NAD+ phosphorylase gives rise to the protein MTSLKRIGRRNTGEPYFGKHAANRFDDPDRRFGACYCGLQLDTAIAESVLHDELPEKGQFRIQQEEIAARYLVTFAAGNHEGVLRLADLTGQHLKRIGGNNSLSAEYPYDVTQQWAAAVHAHPAHVDGFLFVSKQLNDKRAAVLFDRAQNKLGAPSYTPLLGVRGLTQANNRLGIVIVQ
- a CDS encoding LysR family transcriptional regulator, giving the protein MDITRLRALRELAIRHTITAAAQALNLTASAVSQQISQLEDEVGVALTERSGRGVRLTPAGEVLVAHAERVMTVLDEAKSEMAVIRNDIAGTLRVAAFATAAAALLPPVLKALQQAYPRLQIALIEMEPAEGLAALGSWDADLAIVDDLSVRLARMERTVQKVKLIDDELLVAMAQDHPLAHRTSIALPELKDEMWALDSATSFYGEFVLGLCRKAGFDPKVNAACRGAEIIAAMVESGCSISLIPGLRLGQMTQQLAARPLRPSVTRKISVAFRAGERSHPSVKVFVQALQRSLEPAPQ